In the Paenibacillus sp. FSL R7-0337 genome, CCGGAGGGGCAGAATACCTATTTCTACTTGAGCAAGCATCAGTATAACAAATCAATCAACATAATACTAGGATGTGATGAAATGTCTGGCAAAGTAGCGCAACGTATGCATATCAGTTTAGCCTCACCGTTCATATTAGAAATGTGGATCATTATTTTCCTGGTCGAATTCGTAAAAGGATCGCTGCTGGTAGCTCTGCTGCCGGTCTATATGGAGAATATTCTGGGCCTCTCCGTAACGGTGGTGGGGTTCGCCTTCGCGCTGCAGTATCTTGGAGATAACCTGTTCCGCAGCCCGTTCGGCTGGGTGATGGAGCGGATCGGTTACCGCTGGACGATGACTGGTGCTCTGGTGCTGCTAGTGGTGGCTGTCGGGCTGATCATCTATGCCAAAGATGCCGTAAGTTTGTCCATCGCCTGTCTGATTCTGGGGATCGGTACCTCGCCGCTCTGGCCTTGTACGATGACGGGCATCACCGAATTGGCAGGCTCTACCCAGAGCGGCAGCAGCGGCGCAGCCATGGGGGCGGTGGAGATGGCCTCACTGGCTGGAACCGGCGTCGGTCCGATTATCGTCAATTTCATGATGGATCATGGCGGACAGGGCTACCGGACGGTCTTCCTGGTGCTGATGGGCTTCGCTGCCGCTGTTGTAGCCGTGGCGCTGTTCCTGCCTTCGAAGATCGGCGGTCATGCGCCGCGCGCTGTCCGCGAGATATCGGCGGAGGGGCCGCAGGTGCCGCGTAAGCCAGTAAGGCCGCTCCAGAGTCTGAAGCGTACCTGGCAGCAGGTCACCTCCTCACTGAAGGTAAGCCGCCTGCTGTTCCCGGCGTTGTTCCTGCAGGCTTTTGCGATCGGGCTTATGACGCCGGTGGTCACCTTGTTCGCACGCTCGGAGCTGCATGTCACCCCCAACCAGTTCAGTCTGCTGCTGATTGCCGGTGGAGGGATTACCGTGCTGACGCTTATTCCGGCAGGGAAGCTGGTCGATAAGGTCGGCACCTCCATCTTCCTCAATATCGGCTTCCTGCTGGCAGCCTGCTCCATGGCCTTCTTCTCACAGGTCCGCTGGCTGCCGCTGGCCTTCGTGGCGGTGGCGATGGTCGGGATCAGCTATGCGCTGATTCTTCCGGCGTGGAACGCCTTCCTCGCCAAGCAGGTGCCGGAGGGCGAGCGCGGAACCGTCTGGGGGCTCTTCCTGACGCTCCAGGGCTCAGGCATGGTTGCTGGTCCGGTCGTGTCAGGTAAGCTGTGGGATACGGTCAGCCACGGTGCGCCTTTTCTGGCCAGTGCCGGAGTAATGGTTCTGTTATTCGGTCTGCATCTGCTGATTGTTCACCGGACGAAGCTAAAGCACGGCAGAGCGCACTGAGTAGAGCGAGCACAGGGTAGTGAACCTGGTGTGGAAAGGCAAGAAGCCGCAGCCCCCCTGAAAAGGAGGTGAAATGCGGCTTTATTGCTTTTTTGCGTATAATAAGACTGGCCAATACCTCCTAATGTGGGTCCCGGCGTTTGGAAAAGGTCTAAAACGGGTAAAAATAGTCAATAAACCAAGTTACCGCTACATAATATGAAGTATAAAATAAGTGTAAGCCAAACAAAGAACCAAGGTGCAAGCGGAGGTCCGGCAGTCTGTTCTACTCTTAGGTTAGGCCATGAAGCTGACTATGCTTAAATCAAGCAGTTAGGGGGGAGTGCCGTGAACAAAAACGATGAGGTGGAGTACTGCAATCTGGAGCTGCGGTTTGACAGACAACATATCCAGGATCTAATCAAGGACTTGATCAAGGAAGGTTATTCCCTGTACTGGAGTGAGAACGAGAGTGTTTTTCTTATTTCGGTGCGCACCGGCCGCAAGCTTGTGAAGCTGCGCTTCCAGCGGATTAAGGACGGCTTCAAGCTGGTGGGAGATTACATGATCCGTGATGCGCGCCTGTCAGAATGGATGGAGAAGCTGATTGGGGATATGAGAGGTCATGCCGTTGTCAAGCGCTTCCGCGACCGTCAGATCATTATAGAGAATATTTTATTCGGTGAAGTCATCCGCCTGGTGGAGATTTCCGGCTATCAGCAGCGGGTGCTGTACCAGAAGGGGCCGCTGCTGTCGGATCAGGAGCTGACGAAGCTGTTCTACTCCATAGAGGGCGAAGAGCGGATCCGCGACCGCAGGCTTGCCGTGGATGAACAGCTCGACTTGCTGAATGAAGCTATGCGTGAGCTCGATACGGAAGCGGTGCAGGCCAGCACAGCGAGGCTTGAGCAATTGACCAGGGAACTTGCGGCGCTGGAGTGGTAATACGCGGAGTGAATAATTACGATTAAGGGCATCCCATAGCGGGGTGTTCTTTTAAATTATAAGAATGTATAGGTTTCACGCTATTCATTATCCTTCTATTTCTCGCTGAAACGGTACCGTCCTTTAAAAGGACGGCAAAGCCGTTTCCACTTGTTGTGCCTTTCTGGAGGAGGGGGTTCACTTCTGCGCACAAAACCGTTAAAATAGTCATTGTGAGCAATTTCCCTGATGGATCGAAGTTTGTCAATGAAATTGATCTCTCTTTCGCAGGCAGAACTTTGCTGTCTCTGACAAAGGGTGGTATTCTAATACTGCGAG is a window encoding:
- a CDS encoding MFS transporter; this translates as MSGKVAQRMHISLASPFILEMWIIIFLVEFVKGSLLVALLPVYMENILGLSVTVVGFAFALQYLGDNLFRSPFGWVMERIGYRWTMTGALVLLVVAVGLIIYAKDAVSLSIACLILGIGTSPLWPCTMTGITELAGSTQSGSSGAAMGAVEMASLAGTGVGPIIVNFMMDHGGQGYRTVFLVLMGFAAAVVAVALFLPSKIGGHAPRAVREISAEGPQVPRKPVRPLQSLKRTWQQVTSSLKVSRLLFPALFLQAFAIGLMTPVVTLFARSELHVTPNQFSLLLIAGGGITVLTLIPAGKLVDKVGTSIFLNIGFLLAACSMAFFSQVRWLPLAFVAVAMVGISYALILPAWNAFLAKQVPEGERGTVWGLFLTLQGSGMVAGPVVSGKLWDTVSHGAPFLASAGVMVLLFGLHLLIVHRTKLKHGRAH